Proteins from one Phocoena sinus isolate mPhoSin1 chromosome 8, mPhoSin1.pri, whole genome shotgun sequence genomic window:
- the KCTD21 gene encoding BTB/POZ domain-containing protein KCTD21 isoform X1 has translation MEDYKFPSAARGSRAATPLGWAPALRPPRKAALAARGGEVAERGQEDYFPAPQPPAMSDPITLNVGGKLYTTSLATLTSFPDSMLGAMFSGKMPTKRDSQGHCFIDRDGKVFRYILNFLRTSHLDLPEDFQEMGLLRREADFYQVQPLIEALQEKEVELSKAEKNAMLNITLNQRVQTVHFTVREAPQIYSLSSSSMEVFNANIFSTSCLFLKLLGSKLFYCSNGNLSSITSHLQDPNHLTLDWVANVEGLPEEEYTKQNLKRLWVVPANKQINSFQVFMEEVLKIALSDGFCIDSSHPHAVDFMNNKIIRLIRYR, from the exons ATGGAGGACTACAAGTTCCCGAGCGCAGCGCGCGGGTCCCGGGCCGCCACGCCCCTAGGCTGGGCTCCGGCCCTCCGCCCCCCTCGCAAAGCTGCGCTGGCCGCCCGCGGAGGGGAGGTTGCCGAGCGAGGGCAGGAG GACTACTTCCCAGCACCCCAGCCTCCTGCCATGTCTGACCCCATCACACTGAATGTCGGGGGGAAGCTCTATACAACCTCACTGGCAACCTTGACCAGCTTCCCTGACTCCATGCTGGGCGCCATGTTCAGCGGGAAGATGCCCACCAAGAGGGACAGCCAGGGCCACTGCTTCATTGACCGTGACGGCAAAGTGTTCCGCTACATCCTCAACTTCCTGCGAACCTCCCACCTGGACTTGCCCGAGGACTTCCAGGAGATGGGCCTGCTCCGCAGGGAGGCTGACTTCTACCAGGTGCAGCCCCTGATTGAGGCCCTGCAGGAGAAGGAGGTGGAGCTGTCCAAGGCCGAGAAGAATGCCATGCTCAACATCACGCTGAACCAGCGTGTGCAGACGGTCCACTTCACTGTGCGTGAGGCACCCCAGATCTACAGCCTGTCCTCTTCCAGCATGGAGGTCTTCAACGCCAACATCTTCAGCACCTCTTGCCTCTTCCTCAAGCTTCTCGGCTCCAAGCTCTTCTACTGCTCCAATGGCAACCTATCCTCCATCACCAGCCATTTGCAAGACCCCAACCACCTGACTCTGGACTGGGTGGCCAATGTGGAGGGCCTGCCTGAGGAGGAGTACACCAAGCAGAACCTCAAGAGGCTCTGGGTGGTGCCAGCCAACAAGCAGATCAACAGCTTCCAGGTCTTCATGGAGGAGGTGCTGAAAATCGCGCTGAGTGACGGCTTCTGCATCGATTCTTCTCACCCACACGCTGTGGATTTTATGAACAATAAGATTATTCGATTAATACGGTACAGGTAA
- the KCTD21 gene encoding BTB/POZ domain-containing protein KCTD21 isoform X2, producing the protein MSDPITLNVGGKLYTTSLATLTSFPDSMLGAMFSGKMPTKRDSQGHCFIDRDGKVFRYILNFLRTSHLDLPEDFQEMGLLRREADFYQVQPLIEALQEKEVELSKAEKNAMLNITLNQRVQTVHFTVREAPQIYSLSSSSMEVFNANIFSTSCLFLKLLGSKLFYCSNGNLSSITSHLQDPNHLTLDWVANVEGLPEEEYTKQNLKRLWVVPANKQINSFQVFMEEVLKIALSDGFCIDSSHPHAVDFMNNKIIRLIRYR; encoded by the coding sequence ATGTCTGACCCCATCACACTGAATGTCGGGGGGAAGCTCTATACAACCTCACTGGCAACCTTGACCAGCTTCCCTGACTCCATGCTGGGCGCCATGTTCAGCGGGAAGATGCCCACCAAGAGGGACAGCCAGGGCCACTGCTTCATTGACCGTGACGGCAAAGTGTTCCGCTACATCCTCAACTTCCTGCGAACCTCCCACCTGGACTTGCCCGAGGACTTCCAGGAGATGGGCCTGCTCCGCAGGGAGGCTGACTTCTACCAGGTGCAGCCCCTGATTGAGGCCCTGCAGGAGAAGGAGGTGGAGCTGTCCAAGGCCGAGAAGAATGCCATGCTCAACATCACGCTGAACCAGCGTGTGCAGACGGTCCACTTCACTGTGCGTGAGGCACCCCAGATCTACAGCCTGTCCTCTTCCAGCATGGAGGTCTTCAACGCCAACATCTTCAGCACCTCTTGCCTCTTCCTCAAGCTTCTCGGCTCCAAGCTCTTCTACTGCTCCAATGGCAACCTATCCTCCATCACCAGCCATTTGCAAGACCCCAACCACCTGACTCTGGACTGGGTGGCCAATGTGGAGGGCCTGCCTGAGGAGGAGTACACCAAGCAGAACCTCAAGAGGCTCTGGGTGGTGCCAGCCAACAAGCAGATCAACAGCTTCCAGGTCTTCATGGAGGAGGTGCTGAAAATCGCGCTGAGTGACGGCTTCTGCATCGATTCTTCTCACCCACACGCTGTGGATTTTATGAACAATAAGATTATTCGATTAATACGGTACAGGTAA